One Penicillium oxalicum strain HP7-1 chromosome III, whole genome shotgun sequence genomic region harbors:
- a CDS encoding Mannose-6-phosphate isomerase, with protein MQIPLLRLQCGVNSYDWGKVGHESAAARYAATTAPSDFSIESEKPYAELWMGTHPSLPSKDLETQRSLLDLVQDNQALMSIEITERYGGKLPFLFKVLSIRKALSIQAHPNKKLAEQLHERDSSNYPDDNHKPEMTIAITPFEGLCGFRPLAEIAHFLKAIEPLRNLIGSQAVSDFEETIRGNEESSDEATVQKNKDALRSLFTKLMESKSENIESASKELVALAENTPTRFGVLSDDVATNPSNPEELAGIIRRLDSQFPSDIGLFVFFFLNFIKLSPGEAMFLKADDIHAYVSGDIIECMASSDNVVRAGFTPKFKDIDTLTQMLTYSYAPIEEQKLVPTDYPYATLNAAAYSSASSCLLYDPPIEEFSVLKTDLKRTGAKVTFDPIEGPSILICTGGQGRITVGSKTEEVQEGFVFFIGATAECVIEKTGRGDGDENVFTTYKAFCELTGKEAMANGH; from the exons ATGCAGATCCCACTACTTCGGCTACAGTGCG GCGTGAACAGTTACGACTGGG GCAAGGTTGGCCATGAGTCGGCAGCAGCACGGTATGCCGCAACAACTGCCCCCTCGGATTTTTCCATCGAGTCCGAGAAGCCTTACGCAGAG CTATGGATGGGCACTCATCCCTCCCTGCCATCCAAGGACCTCGAGACTCAGCGCTCCCTCCTCGACCTTGTTCAAGACAACCAGGCGTTGATGTCGATTGAGATCACCGAACGTTATGGTGGAAAGCTgcccttcctcttcaaagTTCTCTCCATCCGCAAGGCTTTGAGCATCCAGGCCCACCCGAATAAAAAATTGGCCGAGCAGCTCCACGAGAGAGATTCCAGCAATTATCCAG ATGACAACCACAAGCCCGAGATGACCATCGCCATCACACCATTTGAAGGCCTCTGCGGTTTCCGTCCACTAGCCGAGATTGCCCACTTCCTCAAGGCTATTGAGCCTCTTCGGAATCTAATTGGCTCACAGGCTGTCAGTGACTTTGAGGAGACCATTAGGGGGAATGAAGAATCGAGCGATGAAGCGACCGTAcaaaagaacaaggatgCCCTTCGCTCTTTGTTTACGAAGTTGATGGAGTCCAAGTCAGAAAATATTGAGAGCGCCAGCAAGGAGCTCGTTGCTTTGGCGGAGAACACCCCCACTCGCTTTGGGGTTCTCTCGGATGATGTGGCTACCAACCCTTCCAACCCGGAGGAACTCGCCGGCATCATTCGTCGACTGGACAGCCAATTCCCGAGTGACATTGGCTtgtttgtcttcttcttcctcaacttTATCAAATTGTCCCCCGGCGAGGCCATGTTCCTCAAGGCGGATGATATTCATGCTTACGTTTCTGGCGATATCATCGAGTGCATGGCTTCTTCTGACAATGTGGTCCGGGCCGGGTTCACCCCAAAATTCAAGGATATCGATACCCTGACTCAGATGCTGACCTACTCGTACGCCCCCATCGAGGAGCAGAAGCTGGTGCCCACGGACTATCCTTACGCCACTCTCAATGCCGCTGCCTACTCCAGTGCCTCCTCCTGTCTTCTTTACGACCCTCCCATTGAGGAGTTCAGTGTGTTGAAGACGGATCTTAAGCGGACGGGAGCCAAGGTGACTTTCGATCCGATCGAGGGCCCGAGTATCTTGATCTGTACCGGGGGTCAGGGTCGCATCACCGTTGGCAGCAAGACCGAGGAAGTCCAAGAGggctttgtcttcttcattggTGCCACCGCCGAGTGTGTGATTGAGAAGACCGGCCGCGGTGACGGCGATGAGAATGTATTTACGACCTATAAGGCGTTCTGTGAGCTCACTGGTAAGGAGGCCATGGCGAACGGACATTGA
- a CDS encoding Actin-related protein 2, protein MADVPIVLDGGTGFLKVGYAGQNFPEHQFPSIVGRPILRTEEQAGDIVVKDIMCGEEAAAARSMLQISYPMENGIVKKWDDMQHLWNYTFYDKLKIDPAGRKILLTEPPMNPLKNREKMAEVMLEGYNFGGVYVAIQAVLALYAQGLSSGVVVDSGDGVTHIIPVYESTVLNHHIKRLDVAGRDVTRNLIALLLRRGYALNRTADFETVRQIKEKLCYVSYDLELDKKLSEDTTVLVESYTLPDGRVIRVGSERFEAAECLFQPHLVDVDQPGMAELLFNTIQGTDVDIRSSLYKAIVLSGGSSMYPGLPSRLEKELKQLWLTRVLGGNPERLNKFKVRIEDPPRRRHMVFLGGAVLANLIADKDDMWVSKQEWQEQGARALAKLGPR, encoded by the exons ATGGCGGATGTCCCAATCG TGCTCGATGGAGGAACCGGTTTCCTCAAGGTCGGATATGCTGGTCAG AACTTCCCAGAGCACCAGTTCCCCTCGATAGTGGGGCGGCCCATCCTGCGAACGGAGGAGCAGGCGGGCGATATTGTGGTCAAGGATATCATGtgcggagaagaagctgccgCCGCCCGATCCATGCTTCAGATTAGCTACCCG ATGGAGAATGGTATCGTCAAGAAATGGGATGATATGCAGCATCTGTGGAACTACACCTTCTATGACAAGTTGAAAATCGATCCTGCGGGGCGAAAGATCCTCCTCACGGAACCACCCATGAACCCTCTCAAGAACCGTGAAAAGATGGCCGAGGTCATGCTCGAAGGGTACAACTTTGGAGGGGTCTATGTGGCGATTCAGGCAGTGCTGGCACTGTATGCTCAGG GTCTTTCCAGCGGTGTCGTTGTCGATTCCGGTGACGGTGTCACTCACATCATCCCCGTCTACGAATCGACCGTGTTGAACCATCACATCAAGCGATTGGACGTGGCTGGCCGTGATGTCACCCGCAATCTGATCGCCCTTCTCCTGCGCCGCGGTTATGCGCTGAACCGAACGGCCGATTTCGAGACGGTGCGGCAAatcaaggagaagctctGCTACGTCTCATACGACCTGGAGCTTGACAAGAAGCTGTCTGAGGATACCACGGTCCTCGTCGAGTCCTACACCCTTCCCGATGGCCGTGTGATTCGAGTCGGTAGCGAGCGATTCGAGGCTGCCGAATGCCTCTTCCAGCCGCATCTGGTTGACGTGGATCAGCCCGGTATGGCGGAACTGCTGTTCAACACCATCCAGGGCACCGATGTCGACATCCGATCCAGCCTCTACAAGGCGATCGTGCTGAGCGGTGGTAGCAGCATGTATCCCGGTCTGCCTTCGCGGTTGGAGAAGGAGCTGAAGCAGCTCTGGCTTACACGAGTGCTTGGTGGTAATCCTGAGCGGCTGAAC AAATTCAAGGTCCGTATCGAGGATCCTCCACGCCGAAGACACATGGTCTTTTTGGGTGGTGCTGTCCTTGCCAACCTC ATTGCCGACAAGGATGACATGTGGGTATCCAAGCAGGAGTGGCAGGAACAGGGTGCTCGCGCACTGGCGAAGCTTGGGCCCCGATAA
- a CDS encoding putative GTP cyclohydrolase-2, with protein sequence MTDLPAHASPKLTPQSSSVTDRHEDLADDASQGSGIATGEQTPALPNSILSPAFTPPATPGGTLHLTSNPTHLLHENQSASIRHQGEHKKAPKLLEQLPHVECIVRARIPTTNGAEMFLHLYHNDIDNKEHLAIVFGSNIRSRSLDRVRPGETEMDRMIRGAYVGKLHPGRTSSWYDDEKNSESAQAGRMEPPLVRIHSECYTGETAWSARCDCGEQLDEAARLMSFPVETLAADAPPETQSLRSRSAGGVIIYLRQEGRGIGLGEKLKAYNLQDLGSDTVEANLLLRHPADARSYGLATAMLQDLGCGADVNPDGIRLLTNNPDKVRAIEGPNREVLVKERVPMIPLAWRTGGERGIKSSEIEGYLRTKELRLWGRPLDGYGDTRNSGGWLTRVQSQFEQISKMGHMIQ encoded by the exons ATGACGGACCTTCCGGCTCACGCCTCCCCTAAACTCACCCCGCAATCCTCGTCCGTGACGGATCGACACGAAGACCTCGCCGACGATGCGAGTCAAGGGAGTGGGATCGCAACCGGTGAACAGACGCCAGCGCTCCCCAACTCGATACTGTCGCCCGCCTTTACCCCTCCAGCGACCCCAGGGGGCACATTGCACTTGACTTCGAACCCGACACATTTGCTGCACGAGAACCAATCAGCCAGTATCCGACACCAAGGCGAGCACAAGAAGGCCCCAAAATTGCTGGAACAGCTCCCTCATGTGGAATGCATTGTCCGGGCGCGTATCCCCACCACCAATGGCGCAGAGATGTTCTTGCACCTCTATCACAATGACATCGATAACAAGGAGCATTTGGCCATCGTCTTTGGCAGCAACATCCGCAGTCGGAGTTTGGACCGTGTACGGCCGGGAGAGACGGAGATGGATCGCATGATTCGTGGAGCCTATGTGGGCAAATTGCATCCCGGGCGAACGAGCAGCTGGTACGACGACGAGAAGAACTCCGAGTCGGCGCAGGCGGGCCGCATGGAGCCCCCGTTGGTTCGAATCCATTCAGAGTGCTACACAGGCGAGACGGCGTGGTCCGCTCGCTGTGACTGTGGTGAGCAATTGGACGAGGCCGCACGCTTGATGTCCTTCCCCGTGGAAACTTTGGCGGCGGATGCCCCGCCCGAGACACAATCCTTGCGTTCGCGGTCGGCGGGAGGAGTGATCATTTATTTACGCCAGGAAGGTCGAGGCATTGGGTTAGGCGAGAAGTTGAAGGCATACAATCTACAAGACTTGGGATCCGACACCGTGGAGGCCAACCTTCTCCTCCGTCATCCAGCCGATGCCCGCAGTTACGGCTTGGCGACCGCCATGCTGCAGGATCTCGGCTGCGGTGCTGATGTCAATCCTGATGGCATTCGTCTGCTGACGAACAATCCGGATAAAGTTCGTGCGATCGAGGGACCCAATCGCGAGGTGTTGGTGAAGGAGCGAGTTCCCATGATTCCCTTGGCTTGGCGCACCGGCGGGGAACGCGGGATAAAAAGCTCCGAAATCGAAGGTTATCTCAGAACCAAG GAGCTTAGACTCTGGGGCCGGCCGTTGGACGGGTATGGTGATACGCGGAATTCAGGCGGTTGGCTGACAAGGGTTCAATCTCAATTTGAGCAGATTTCCAAGATGGGCCACATGATTCAATAA